One genomic window of Burkholderia diffusa includes the following:
- a CDS encoding helicase RepA family protein, whose amino-acid sequence MTGRDLNDVAAEGGADAVRVAVANGRHVPKQSERDAITVCDELPLNVAFADELPVDYDPPDELIEGVLTTDGGSVLYGDTNCGKTFFCIDVAAAVARGVPWMGRQTEQGLVVFLAAESPASVCARLQAYQKYYGLRVPNFAIIQSPVNLFESDFDASAIIATVKRLEAERGMKVRLIVGDTLARLSAGANENAGQDMGLVIKRFDRIRTECEAHFMLIHHSGKNAAAGARGWSGVRAAVDTEIEVTDGAGGRCAEITKQRDLPTKGERIGFRLDVVGLGTTKWGKLATSCVVVPANAPEKPKSEKRYGAVEGAVLEFLASHKVGIKKSNVVKHLAGRYKSGPVYRAMQTLVEANAIHEAAGIVCIANAAK is encoded by the coding sequence ATGACGGGGCGTGATTTGAACGATGTGGCGGCCGAAGGCGGCGCGGATGCTGTACGCGTTGCTGTTGCAAACGGCAGGCACGTCCCGAAGCAATCCGAGCGTGACGCGATTACGGTGTGCGATGAATTGCCGCTCAACGTTGCCTTTGCGGATGAATTGCCGGTCGATTACGACCCGCCCGACGAATTGATCGAAGGTGTGCTCACGACAGACGGCGGGAGTGTGTTGTACGGCGATACCAACTGTGGCAAGACGTTCTTTTGCATCGACGTGGCGGCGGCCGTTGCGCGCGGCGTGCCTTGGATGGGACGCCAAACGGAACAGGGCCTCGTCGTGTTCCTGGCGGCCGAATCTCCCGCATCGGTTTGCGCCCGGCTTCAGGCGTACCAAAAATATTACGGCCTGCGCGTCCCTAACTTCGCCATCATCCAAAGCCCGGTGAACCTGTTCGAAAGCGACTTCGATGCATCGGCAATCATCGCGACCGTGAAACGCTTGGAGGCTGAACGAGGAATGAAAGTTCGCCTGATTGTGGGCGACACCCTCGCTCGCCTGAGTGCCGGTGCGAACGAGAACGCAGGGCAAGATATGGGCCTCGTCATCAAGCGCTTCGACCGCATCCGTACGGAGTGCGAAGCCCATTTCATGCTGATTCACCACAGCGGCAAGAACGCCGCCGCCGGCGCGCGCGGATGGTCCGGCGTGCGCGCGGCCGTCGATACCGAAATTGAGGTAACGGACGGTGCAGGCGGCCGTTGTGCCGAAATTACAAAACAGCGCGACTTGCCGACCAAGGGTGAGCGTATCGGCTTTCGACTCGACGTTGTAGGGCTCGGCACGACGAAATGGGGGAAGCTCGCGACGAGTTGCGTCGTGGTTCCGGCCAATGCACCCGAGAAGCCCAAAAGCGAGAAGCGTTACGGGGCTGTTGAGGGGGCAGTCTTGGAATTCCTCGCTTCGCATAAGGTTGGGATCAAAAAAAGCAACGTAGTTAAGCACCTCGCAGGCCGATACAAAAGCGGTCCGGTTTATCGCGCGATGCAAACCTTGGTTGAGGCGAATGCCATTCACGAGGCAGCCGGGATTGTCTGCATCGCGAATGCGGCCAAGTAA
- a CDS encoding DUF7146 domain-containing protein: MSAIAWSHYATGNYRVSCPVCGRGERDKTLGLTIAASGAGVAHCFRCDITETYRPERGVYDSARSMARIPVVTPFAKHRVLSNYGFDLWNACRTISGDALAYLDARHCRIPPSDGDLRWHPSLKHPTGYAGPALVGLVTHAVTREFMTLHKTWIRTDGRKADVDPPRLLLGGHRKAGGVIRLWPDEAVTSGLGVAEGIESALSLAWGYAPVWALIDAGNLAVFPHLSGVESLVVGADNDPAGVTAGNACAERWALADREVTLVEVGHDGA, translated from the coding sequence GTGAGCGCGATTGCATGGAGCCATTACGCGACCGGCAACTACCGCGTGAGTTGCCCCGTTTGCGGGCGCGGCGAACGTGATAAGACGCTCGGACTGACCATCGCCGCAAGCGGTGCGGGCGTCGCGCACTGTTTCCGATGCGACATCACGGAAACGTACCGCCCCGAACGCGGCGTGTACGACTCGGCGCGTAGCATGGCGCGCATTCCGGTCGTTACGCCGTTCGCGAAGCATCGCGTCCTGTCTAACTACGGGTTCGACCTTTGGAACGCGTGTCGCACCATTTCCGGCGACGCGCTGGCCTATCTCGACGCTCGGCACTGCCGCATCCCGCCCTCCGATGGCGATTTGCGCTGGCATCCCTCGCTGAAGCATCCGACCGGCTATGCCGGCCCGGCGCTTGTCGGGCTCGTGACGCACGCGGTAACGCGCGAATTCATGACCTTGCACAAAACTTGGATTCGGACCGATGGCCGCAAGGCTGACGTTGACCCGCCGCGCCTGCTGCTCGGCGGGCATCGCAAGGCGGGCGGCGTCATTCGCTTGTGGCCCGACGAGGCCGTAACGAGCGGGCTTGGCGTTGCGGAAGGCATTGAATCGGCGCTTTCGCTCGCATGGGGTTATGCGCCGGTTTGGGCGCTCATCGACGCAGGTAATCTCGCCGTGTTCCCGCACCTGTCCGGCGTCGAAAGCCTCGTTGTCGGCGCGGACAATGACCCGGCCGGTGTAACGGCTGGGAATGCGTGCGCGGAGCGGTGGGCGCTCGCTGATCGAGAGGTTACGCTTGTGGAGGTCGGTCATGACGGGGCGTGA
- a CDS encoding helix-turn-helix transcriptional regulator translates to MVHQVQQALIRRKQIEVETGLSRSTIYARMKAGTFPQCVRLGARSVAWRRADVDAWIANPAGYRIEG, encoded by the coding sequence ATGGTGCACCAAGTCCAACAGGCGCTCATCCGTCGCAAGCAAATTGAGGTCGAGACCGGCTTAAGCCGTTCGACGATTTACGCCCGCATGAAGGCGGGTACCTTTCCGCAATGCGTCCGGCTCGGCGCACGTTCCGTCGCATGGCGGCGTGCCGATGTTGATGCGTGGATTGCCAATCCCGCAGGCTACCGCATCGAGGGCTGA
- a CDS encoding aspartate aminotransferase family protein has product MTERSEAAPRTTQARSSAEYRALDAAHHIHPFSDMGALNRAGSRVIVKADGVYLWDSDGNKVIDGMAGLWCVNVGYGRKELADAAYRQIQELPFYNTFFKTTHPPVIELSAMLAEVTPAGFNHFFYCNSGSEGNDTVLRLVHQYWRVQGKPQKKYVISRKNGYHGSTIAGGTLGGMGYMHEQMPSKVEHIVHIDQPYFFGEAQAGETPEAFGLARAQQLEAKILELGAENVAAFIGEPFQGAGGVIFPPSTYWPEIQRICRKYDILLVADEVIGGFGRTGEWFAHQHFGFEPDLITMAKGLTSGYVPMGAVGIHERIARPIIDNGEFNHGLTYSGHPVAAAVAVANLKLLRDEGIVERVKRDIGPYFQRRLREALGDHPIVGEIAGAGLVAGVQLARDRERRERFDGSVDIGTICRDFCFNGNLIMRATGDRMLLSPPLVIREAEVDEIVDKAKRAFDATAERVGRTG; this is encoded by the coding sequence ATGACAGAACGAAGCGAAGCCGCACCGCGCACGACGCAGGCACGCTCGAGTGCCGAATACCGCGCGCTCGACGCCGCGCACCACATCCACCCGTTCTCCGACATGGGTGCGCTCAATCGCGCGGGCAGCCGCGTGATCGTGAAAGCCGACGGCGTCTACCTGTGGGACTCCGACGGCAACAAGGTCATCGACGGGATGGCCGGCCTCTGGTGCGTGAACGTCGGCTACGGCCGCAAGGAGCTCGCCGATGCCGCATATCGCCAGATCCAGGAACTGCCGTTCTACAACACGTTCTTCAAGACCACGCACCCGCCGGTGATCGAACTGTCAGCGATGCTCGCCGAAGTCACGCCGGCCGGCTTCAACCACTTCTTCTATTGCAACAGCGGCTCGGAAGGCAACGACACGGTGCTGCGTCTCGTGCATCAGTACTGGCGCGTGCAGGGCAAGCCGCAGAAGAAGTATGTGATCTCGCGCAAGAACGGCTATCACGGTTCGACGATCGCCGGCGGCACGCTCGGCGGGATGGGCTACATGCACGAGCAGATGCCGTCGAAGGTCGAGCACATCGTGCACATCGACCAGCCGTACTTCTTCGGCGAAGCGCAAGCCGGCGAGACGCCCGAGGCGTTCGGCCTCGCGCGCGCGCAGCAGCTCGAGGCGAAGATTCTCGAACTCGGCGCGGAGAACGTTGCCGCGTTCATCGGCGAGCCGTTCCAGGGCGCGGGCGGCGTGATTTTCCCGCCGTCGACGTACTGGCCGGAAATCCAGCGGATCTGCCGCAAGTACGACATCCTGCTGGTGGCCGACGAAGTGATCGGCGGCTTCGGCCGCACCGGCGAATGGTTCGCGCATCAGCACTTCGGCTTCGAGCCGGACCTCATCACGATGGCCAAGGGCCTGACGTCGGGCTACGTGCCGATGGGCGCGGTGGGCATCCACGAGCGCATCGCGCGCCCGATCATCGACAACGGCGAATTCAATCACGGCCTCACGTACTCGGGCCATCCGGTCGCGGCGGCGGTGGCGGTCGCGAACCTGAAGCTGCTGCGCGACGAAGGAATCGTCGAGCGCGTGAAGCGTGACATCGGGCCGTATTTCCAGCGTCGGCTGCGCGAAGCGCTCGGCGATCATCCGATCGTCGGCGAGATCGCGGGGGCGGGGCTGGTCGCGGGCGTCCAGCTCGCGCGTGATCGCGAGCGGCGGGAACGGTTCGATGGCAGCGTCGATATCGGCACGATCTGCCGCGACTTCTGCTTCAACGGCAACCTGATCATGCGTGCGACCGGCGACCGGATGCTGTTGTCGCCGCCGCTCGTGATCCGGGAGGCGGAGGTCGACGAGATCGTCGACAAGGCGAAGCGCGCGTTCGATGCGACGGCGGAGCGTGTGGGGCGGACGGGATAG
- a CDS encoding glutamine synthetase family protein, producing MQPELSEFLRQHRITEVEAIIPDMAGIARGKIIPRNKFESGESMRLPQAVMVQTVTGDYPEDGSLTGVTDPDMVCVPDPSTICLIPWAVDPTAQVIHDCVHFDGSPVEISPRYVLRRVLDLYKAKGWKPVVAPELEFYLVDMNADPDLPLRPPVGRTGRAETGRQSYSIEAVNEFDPLFEDIYEYCEMQGLDIETLIHEVGAAQMEINFVHGDALSLADQVFLFKRTVREAALRHNMYATFMAKPMENEPGSAMHIHQSLADARTGHNLFADEGGVVSPMFHSYLAGLQKYTPALMPIFAPYINSYRRLSRFMAAPINVQWGYDNRTVGFRIPQSTPVARRIENRIPGVDCNPYLAFAATLAAGYLGLTQQLAPTEPIASDGYDLPYQLPRNLEEGISLMAACTPLAGILGDKFVKAYLALKETEYEAFFRVISSWERRHLLLHV from the coding sequence ATGCAACCCGAACTGAGCGAATTCCTGAGGCAGCACCGCATCACCGAAGTCGAGGCGATCATTCCCGACATGGCCGGCATCGCGCGCGGCAAGATCATTCCGCGCAACAAATTCGAGTCCGGCGAATCGATGCGCCTGCCGCAGGCCGTGATGGTGCAGACCGTCACCGGCGACTATCCGGAGGACGGCTCGCTGACCGGCGTGACCGACCCCGACATGGTGTGCGTGCCCGATCCGTCGACGATCTGCCTGATTCCGTGGGCCGTCGATCCGACCGCGCAGGTGATTCACGATTGCGTGCATTTCGACGGCTCGCCCGTCGAGATCTCGCCGCGCTACGTGCTGCGCCGCGTGCTCGACCTGTACAAGGCGAAGGGCTGGAAGCCGGTCGTCGCGCCGGAGCTCGAGTTCTATCTGGTCGACATGAACGCCGATCCCGATCTGCCGTTGCGCCCGCCGGTCGGGCGCACGGGCCGCGCGGAGACGGGTCGCCAGTCGTATTCGATCGAGGCCGTCAACGAGTTCGATCCGCTGTTCGAGGACATCTACGAATACTGCGAAATGCAGGGCCTCGACATCGAGACGCTGATCCACGAAGTCGGCGCCGCGCAGATGGAAATCAACTTCGTGCACGGCGACGCGCTGTCGCTTGCCGACCAGGTGTTCCTGTTCAAGCGCACGGTGCGCGAGGCGGCGTTGCGCCACAACATGTACGCGACGTTCATGGCCAAGCCGATGGAAAACGAGCCGGGCTCCGCGATGCATATCCACCAGAGCCTGGCCGATGCGCGCACCGGCCACAACCTGTTCGCCGACGAGGGCGGCGTCGTGTCGCCGATGTTCCACAGCTATCTCGCGGGGCTGCAGAAATACACGCCCGCGTTGATGCCGATCTTCGCGCCGTACATCAACTCGTACCGTCGGCTGTCGCGCTTCATGGCCGCGCCGATCAACGTGCAATGGGGCTACGACAACCGCACGGTCGGCTTTCGCATCCCGCAGTCGACGCCGGTCGCGCGGCGCATCGAGAACCGGATTCCGGGCGTCGACTGCAATCCGTACCTCGCATTCGCAGCGACGCTCGCGGCAGGGTATCTCGGGCTTACGCAGCAGCTTGCGCCGACCGAGCCGATCGCGTCCGACGGCTACGACCTGCCGTACCAGCTGCCGCGCAATCTCGAGGAGGGCATCTCGCTGATGGCCGCGTGCACGCCGCTGGCCGGCATTCTCGGCGACAAGTTCGTGAAGGCGTACCTGGCGCTGAAGGAAACCGAATACGAAGCGTTCTTCCGCGTGATCAGCTCGTGGGAACGTCGTCATCTGCTGCTGCACGTGTAA
- a CDS encoding gamma-glutamyl-gamma-aminobutyrate hydrolase family protein gives MRPRPLVAVTADRVMRGAHPNHTAGEKYLVALVDGAGALAFVLPALGARQPVDAIVASIDGLLLTGSYSNVEPHHYGGPASVPDTLHDPARDATALPLIRAAIDAGVPVLAICRGMQELNVAYGGTLHQRLHASAGFHDHRERDGDPLERQYGPAHRVQLAPGGLLQRVARGAHDAMVNSLHDQGIARLGAGLAVEASAPDGLVEAVSVRGARAFALGVQWHPEWRYAEQPLSRDIFAAFGAACRARMTHRIHAAGGPMPSLPASDID, from the coding sequence ATGCGACCGCGCCCGCTCGTAGCCGTCACAGCCGACCGTGTCATGCGCGGCGCCCATCCGAACCACACGGCCGGCGAGAAGTATCTCGTCGCGCTGGTCGACGGTGCCGGCGCGCTCGCCTTCGTGCTGCCCGCGCTGGGCGCGCGCCAGCCGGTCGACGCGATCGTCGCGTCCATCGACGGGCTGCTGCTGACCGGCAGCTATTCGAACGTCGAGCCGCATCACTACGGCGGCCCGGCGAGCGTGCCCGACACGCTGCACGATCCCGCGCGCGATGCGACCGCGCTGCCGCTGATCCGCGCGGCGATCGACGCGGGCGTGCCCGTGCTCGCGATCTGCCGCGGCATGCAGGAGCTGAACGTCGCATATGGCGGCACGCTGCATCAACGGCTGCATGCGAGTGCGGGTTTCCACGATCATCGCGAGCGCGACGGCGATCCGCTCGAGCGGCAATACGGCCCCGCGCATCGCGTGCAGCTTGCGCCGGGCGGCCTGTTGCAACGGGTCGCGCGCGGCGCGCACGACGCGATGGTCAATTCGCTGCACGACCAGGGCATCGCTCGGCTCGGTGCGGGGCTCGCGGTCGAAGCGAGCGCGCCCGACGGGCTGGTCGAAGCCGTCAGCGTGCGCGGCGCGCGCGCATTCGCGCTCGGCGTGCAGTGGCATCCCGAATGGCGCTACGCGGAACAGCCGCTGTCGCGCGACATCTTCGCGGCATTCGGCGCGGCGTGCCGCGCGCGCATGACACACCGCATTCATGCGGCCGGCGGCCCCATGCCGTCGCTGCCCGCATCCGATATCGACTGA